The genomic DNA CATGAAATGAAACTGGGATAGcttttcagataaacatctGCTCTGATTCATATTGgacagaaatgtaaactttCAGGATGTAGAGTCTGTCTGAATGTATCATCCTCACTAACTGGTTTTTCAGCTCAGCTGGACACAAACAGCTTTGTTACATCAGGCTGATAAGTCTCCTTCAGTCAGGCAAGCCATAAAACATGCAGTGACAAAAACGTATGTTACACTGCTATTTACCTACtcatagtttatttatttataccatGTTTGAAATCAGAAACTGGATAAAGAAATTACCCATAACACTGATAAAATCAGCTTATATTTGCAACACAATGATAAATGTAActctttaaaatgacattaatTAACAATAATTAGAATTAACATTAATACTAAAGTAGTTCCCTTAAGGACGTTAGTTTAAAATGAGGTGTGTATTGGAATGCATTTATAGTCTACAATAtaacatgaagaaataaaaggGTTGTAGACACTTCTGGGTTTTTTGGTGAGTCATGATCACAACACTTGCTtcaacttaaaaacaaattgaacaTAATCACTATAAAGATGAATCTTTGTCCATCACATGTTCAATACACTTCATGGTGATTCTAGAGGCTGTAGTTTGATGAttctcttttatattttatttatattctattttGATCAATGTCATTGAGTTAAAGAGCAGAAACATTTCTCAGTATGCAATAAAGTTTAACTGAAACTACAACCTGATTAATGATTTCAACAAAAGCTGAAGATTATAATCCTCATGGAGAATTTATTgcctgactgtgtttgtttcatttaggaataaataataaactgtctgttgAGTGGGCATTTTAAAAAGGTGTTGCTCAAGCTGCGTTCACTTGAAGTAAGTCTACACCTGATTTATTCTACAGAGAACAGGACAGGGAAGATCTGGTGTATGGTCTATAATAATCCATTTTATTTCTAATGAAACTGTTGgaacatgaatacaaataagCACTTATATAGTACTGGACATTATAAATCTAACAATATAAATATTGAAACCCTCTCCATCAGTCATAAACAACATCTATAAGTCAGAGTGTATAGGAAAAGAAAACCTTTTATATATTACTTTAAACATGACTACAGGTTAAATATGTGACGGCACACTTTAAAGTTCAGTTCTCAGTGCAAAAGTCCTACGCAGGGGATAAGGCAAAAACTTCCTAGAAAGATTAAAAACTATacaaacactgtttgaagagaaACGTTTGCACGGTTCACGCAGACATAATCTATAGGAAGGCCTACAAGATTACAAAACACGCTTCCATTGGTCCCAGTATAGACTGATATTGGCTATAACCCACTATACTTTACCTTGGTTGTCctaaagaggaggaggtctAATAAAGGGTTAAAGGTCACCCAAAAACTAAAGCATTTGATCAAAAAGTTCTCGAGAGCTCCACAATCGTTCATTCAGGTGAACAGTTGAATGGCTACAGTTATAGTATAGGCAGCACAGGCTGATATAATAAGGATTAATGTAATTATCTCGGCCTCCTCTGTTCCATCCCGTTGGGTAGAAACCCTGCAATGATGGGGACCGGCCATATGAGAGCAGCAACACTCCACACAATGATCACCAGAGTCATGAAACAAGCCACAAGTGTCGACTCAATCGGCTTCCTGTTCAGCCTCCAACTTTTGTCCCCCTTCAGCTCGTCGAGGCTGAAATCCACGCAACAGAAAGTGACCTGATCGCCGCTCTGCTGGCCCCTTGACCGGCCCTGGCCGAACCTCCTGTACCGGGACATCCCGCAACCCACGCACAGCCTCAACTCCTGCTGCCCCCCGGTGACCCCCAGGTGCTCGATGACGACGGGGGAGATCGCCCTGTTGAAGGAGGCGGAGAAAAAAGCTCTACCGTGGTTGTTGGTGGTGTAGATGAGCACATCACACTGGAAGCCGAAGCTGCTGTCCCAGCGTGCCACCAGCGAGGTGGGCAGCAGTCTCTGGACACTCACGTTGCACTGGGACAGGCTCTGCAGTGAGGAGGCGTCGGCCAAAGCGTCGCTCTCCTCCACGGACCGCTTGGTGAAGCGCACGTCCACCTCCAGGTTGGCCATGAACCTGTTGGAGGAGTTGATGGGCGGCAGGAGGAGCTCTTCGTCGCTCCAGCTTTGGCATCGTTGGAAAAGTCCGGCCACCGCGGTCAGAGCCAGCAGGAGGGTCGGAGAGTCGCTCAGCATGGCACAGGGCGCGTCTCTCCTGCTCGCATGGTGCTGTGACGATCCGCAGGCGACGGACGAGGCTGCGCGCAATGTTTGGAGAAGCCGGCCACGGacggtttttctttttttttcaaacggGGAGATTCAATGCTCCATTGGAAGAAATGGAGACGTCCACCGCCTGTCACACGCGCGCGTACCCCTCCTCCCTTTGGATTCCTCCCTTATGACTAGTTCTCCAAATGTGCCGAGCAGTCGCTGTACACACAAGAGAGGCTGGCTGAGCAGCTCTGAGCGCGGCCTTCATCACAGCTCGGAGCTCCACTCCTCCTCTAACACTTCAGGTGTAAGCGCAGAGACACAGGGGGTGGGGACTCCAGTGCACAGGGACATCAGTTGAACACACATCTTCCAATCACAGGTCCTAACACGTACATATTtcacaacaaaactttgtcaATGAAATGAACGATAGGCTATGAAGTGactcatttgaaaacaaaatccacaattttcagcaaaaacaagagCTACAGAGAACAAGTTGTAGCTCTCCCTAACCCAGTCTAGATGTCAATGCTGTCTTGGGCAAGACTCTGAACCCCATGTTGCTCCTGATGGCATAGCCATCCACATGTGTTTGATTGGCTTAGTCCCTGCTAGCCTCTGCCATCgctgtgtaaaatgtttgtgttaaagagtgtttgagtgttgaggagattattcaacatttaaatatgtcagATTTAACATACCCATTTACCAGAGGTTGCTAGAACCCCAATAATGCAGAGGACACGAGCAGGGTGTCCACAGTGTGACCTATACAGCTTTGGAAATGAGCTGAAGAGAAATGAGTTATTAAGTTTTCACCTTTCGATAAAAAAATCAGTTCAGTTGAAAATGTCTACCATTATCTGAGAAACATGATGGAATTTCTATGTGACGAAAGGTCACGTCAGCGATATTTTGTTTCATCTGGTTTGAAAGATCAGATAATCTACATCCCAACCTGGGAAGATTAACATTATCTAATCAGAGTGTGTTCACTCATATCTGAATGGGTTATGACCGCAGACTGCGTAGGCATCCACACTTGACCTGCAGAGGCTGGAGTGCCGTGCTAAAGAAGCACATAAGACATAAGTGTTGAATGAGAGGTAAAGGCATGTGCTGATCTCCCGCTTCTTTGCACCAAGGTTTTTCCCTTAGTCAAAACTCTTTTGAAACCATATTAATCTGACATTCTGTGCTTGACCTGCAATAATGCAAAACTGCAGGGACTAATACCATTCATTATTTATCCACTTTGAAACCATACATACTAAACACAACTTGTTACCATGGTTATCTTGGGAAGTGTCTGTAAAGTGTTTTtcacccttcaaaataaaatcagctgaTATAGAAATAACAGGGAAACACCCGCACCTATGTGTTGTTTTACTGTATTCACACaagatttgtgttgttgttttcttcacaaAGTAAACCAATTTCTGCTTAGACTGCCCCTTAATGATAATACAAACCAATATAATGATGAGATACAAAAACACTTACTGTACATGTGCTTTCATCTCCAAGTCTGTAatctgtgtgcttgtttgttcaTCTGTTCTCACAGCTCTCTATGTGTTTGTTGCTCTCGGCCACACTGTGCACTCAGGGGTATCAGACCCATCAATAAACATGTGTCTcctctgtgcagcagcagcgggggTTTAGTACACACTGTGTATCACCTGGCTGCTGTATCTGAACAGGACACAATCAACActtcctccttgtcctcctcacCACTCCTCCTTTACCCTCCCCTGTCTGTGCATGTTGATCCACTACTTTATCACAAATAGCAAATCTCATTATAGCACCAGACACAGCTGCAAATAATCTCAATTTGATGGAGTTATAGTAACAATTTAAATATCAGGACTTGTGGTTGAACACCGGGTCCGTTTGACCCAAATCACAACAagctcagcagaaaaaaaatcatctaaaAGACCAGGAATAACCTTCCTCAACTAGACATGACTgaacactgaaataaatatCATTGTTCTTTACATGCCTTTGCAAAATGTTATTGCAATTGTTCAAACGTACCTTCACTAAATACTTCCAGTTGTAAAATATTTCCCATTTTTTTGAGTATTGCTGTCATTCTTTTATCTTTTGCTTCATTTTCATCTtgtgcacaataaaaaaagattactccattaaaaacattaatgaaaataagtcagctCTTTTCTCAAAGGTACTGTAGTTTGATTTCACCCACCTGAAGAGGCTCTCGATATCTCATAGAAAAGATAAATCACCCGCACTTGTCAAACACTTAATTGTGCATCCATGTTGCTTGTGGTTACCACTTTATGAATTTGACTTTAAATGAGGCAGTAATTATGCTTTTTACCCGGTAGACTCTTTCTATTAATGTATACATAATGCATCAAAAAGATAACAAGCTATTGACAGAACTGGGCCGTTGACCGGAGGCAAAATCATGATGAATTATTCTCTTTCATCTTTGCAGGCAGGGAAATCCGAATGCCACTTGTATGAATTGTTTTCTTGTGTGCTGTTTAAATGGTGTA from Labrus mixtus chromosome 11, fLabMix1.1, whole genome shotgun sequence includes the following:
- the LOC132984206 gene encoding transmembrane protein 158, yielding MLSDSPTLLLALTAVAGLFQRCQSWSDEELLLPPINSSNRFMANLEVDVRFTKRSVEESDALADASSLQSLSQCNVSVQRLLPTSLVARWDSSFGFQCDVLIYTTNNHGRAFFSASFNRAISPVVIEHLGVTGGQQELRLCVGCGMSRYRRFGQGRSRGQQSGDQVTFCCVDFSLDELKGDKSWRLNRKPIESTLVACFMTLVIIVWSVAALIWPVPIIAGFLPNGMEQRRPR